From Rudanella lutea DSM 19387, a single genomic window includes:
- a CDS encoding DedA family protein has translation MELIKTLLDFLLHLDRFLDMWANEYGVLLYAILFLIVFTETGLIVMPLLPGDSLLFAAGALAARDTNDLSVAVIIPLLIVAALLGDNVNYFVGKTLGNKIKMRERILFFKREYITETEQFYAKYGGQTVIMARFIPIVRTIAPFVAGAGSMEYGRYIRFCIIGAVVWVVSITLLGYFAGNIPIVQKNFELVVFGIIGFSVLPMVVAFVKKKLQNRQK, from the coding sequence ATGGAATTAATAAAAACGCTTCTGGATTTCCTGCTCCACCTCGACCGGTTCCTCGACATGTGGGCCAACGAGTACGGAGTACTGCTATACGCCATCCTGTTTCTGATCGTTTTCACCGAAACGGGTCTGATTGTGATGCCGCTCCTGCCCGGCGACTCGCTGCTGTTTGCCGCCGGTGCCCTGGCTGCCCGCGACACCAACGACCTGAGCGTAGCCGTCATTATTCCCCTGCTCATTGTGGCCGCGCTCCTGGGCGACAACGTGAATTATTTTGTGGGTAAAACCCTCGGTAACAAGATCAAAATGCGCGAGCGGATTCTGTTCTTCAAGCGCGAGTACATCACCGAAACCGAGCAGTTTTACGCCAAATACGGCGGTCAAACGGTTATCATGGCCCGCTTTATTCCGATTGTCCGGACCATTGCCCCTTTCGTAGCCGGTGCGGGCAGCATGGAATATGGCCGTTACATCCGGTTCTGCATTATCGGTGCTGTGGTATGGGTAGTTAGCATCACACTGCTCGGTTATTTTGCCGGGAATATTCCCATTGTGCAGAAGAACTTTGAATTGGTTGTATTCGGCATTATTGGCTTTTCAGTGTTGCCCATGGTGGTTGCTTTCGTTAAGAAAAAGCTTCAGAATCGCCAGAAATAA
- a CDS encoding phosphosulfolactate synthase, translated as MNYTLTQIPERTAKPRHSGFTMVMDKGLSIRQAEDLLSTSADYIDIIKLGWATSFVTPNLQQKLDVYAAAGIPVYFGGTLFEAFVVRKQFDDYRRLLDKYKMTYAEVSDGSIEMDPDQKCEYIRQLATQVTVLSEVGSKDEAKIIPPYKWIKLMQAELQAGAWKVIGEAREGGNVGLFRSSGEVRQGLVEEILTQVPFESIIWEAPQKAQQVWFVKLLGANVNLGNIAPHEVIPLETIRLGLRGDTFTHFLNQSEL; from the coding sequence ATGAATTACACGCTTACGCAAATCCCCGAACGCACCGCCAAGCCCCGCCATAGTGGTTTCACGATGGTGATGGATAAAGGCCTCAGCATTCGTCAGGCCGAAGATTTACTGTCAACCTCCGCCGACTACATCGATATTATCAAACTGGGCTGGGCCACTTCGTTTGTCACGCCTAACCTGCAGCAAAAACTGGACGTGTACGCAGCAGCGGGCATTCCGGTGTATTTTGGCGGTACCTTATTCGAAGCCTTTGTGGTCCGCAAGCAGTTCGACGATTACCGCCGACTGCTCGACAAGTACAAGATGACCTACGCCGAAGTATCAGACGGTTCGATCGAAATGGATCCCGACCAGAAATGCGAATATATCCGCCAATTGGCCACGCAGGTTACGGTACTGTCGGAAGTGGGCTCTAAAGACGAAGCCAAGATTATTCCGCCCTACAAGTGGATCAAACTCATGCAGGCCGAATTGCAGGCTGGTGCCTGGAAGGTGATTGGCGAGGCCCGCGAAGGCGGCAACGTCGGTTTGTTCCGGTCAAGTGGGGAGGTCCGGCAGGGTCTGGTCGAAGAGATTCTGACGCAGGTGCCCTTCGAAAGCATTATCTGGGAAGCCCCCCAGAAGGCGCAGCAGGTTTGGTTTGTAAAACTGCTCGGTGCCAACGTGAACCTCGGCAACATTGCCCCGCACGAAGTGATTCCGCTCGAAACCATCCGTCTCGGCCTCCGGGGCGACACCTTTACTCATTTTCTAAATCAATCCGAACTGTGA
- a CDS encoding PaaI family thioesterase yields the protein METNPRLAYFQSQIGQPMAQSISGVGRWLCGTLRVVEPDRMVAEYLVRDDMANPVGVLHGGAASAILDDLCGMLVFALGREYGYTSVNLNVDFLNPARVGDTITAEARIVRAGRNIIHVEGKITGPTDKIIAKCSTNLIQTGLKIG from the coding sequence ATGGAAACAAATCCTCGTCTGGCGTATTTTCAGTCGCAGATCGGCCAGCCTATGGCCCAGAGTATTTCGGGGGTAGGCCGTTGGCTGTGCGGCACCCTGCGTGTGGTGGAGCCCGACCGTATGGTGGCCGAGTACCTCGTTCGCGACGATATGGCTAATCCGGTAGGTGTGTTACACGGCGGTGCGGCTTCGGCTATTCTCGACGACCTGTGTGGTATGCTGGTATTTGCGCTCGGTCGCGAATACGGCTATACGTCGGTTAATCTGAACGTCGACTTTCTCAACCCTGCCCGTGTAGGCGATACCATCACGGCCGAGGCTCGCATTGTGCGGGCGGGCCGCAACATCATACACGTCGAGGGCAAGATTACAGGCCCTACCGACAAGATTATTGCCAAGTGCAGCACCAACCTGATTCAGACCGGGCTGAAAATTGGGTAG
- a CDS encoding response regulator, with protein sequence MLPSELTRILLIDDHHLFNDGLKSLLDEQPGLHVCGQVFNPTEALPAIQRTSPHLILLDANLQGTNGIDLARTILSSFALVRILMLTMYNQPKLVEEARRAGLHGYLLKDATTAELMRGIRAVLEGGTYFDPNLTPQTPPAGSTFDDDFARRLNLTFREVEIIRLIRQGLNNEQIAEHLHVSYETVKTHRKNIHFKLGISKITDLIQFAIRHGL encoded by the coding sequence ATGTTGCCGTCCGAGCTGACCCGAATTTTGCTGATCGACGACCATCACCTGTTTAACGATGGCCTCAAGAGTCTGCTGGATGAACAACCGGGCCTGCACGTTTGTGGGCAGGTGTTCAACCCAACCGAAGCTTTACCCGCCATTCAGCGCACATCCCCCCACCTTATTCTACTCGACGCCAACTTACAAGGCACGAACGGCATCGACCTGGCCCGCACTATTCTGAGTAGCTTCGCCCTCGTCCGGATTCTGATGCTGACGATGTACAATCAGCCTAAACTGGTTGAGGAGGCCCGGCGTGCGGGGTTGCACGGTTACCTGCTCAAAGACGCCACAACGGCCGAGCTGATGCGCGGTATCCGGGCGGTGCTGGAGGGCGGCACCTACTTCGACCCTAACCTGACCCCGCAAACGCCACCTGCCGGTAGCACGTTTGACGATGACTTTGCCCGGCGGCTCAACCTCACCTTCCGCGAGGTCGAGATTATTCGGCTTATCCGGCAGGGGCTCAACAACGAGCAGATTGCGGAACACCTGCACGTGAGTTACGAGACCGTCAAGACCCACCGCAAAAACATTCATTTTAAACTGGGCATCAGCAAAATAACCGATCTTATTCAGTTCGCCATTCGGCACGGGTTGTGA
- a CDS encoding sensor histidine kinase, whose amino-acid sequence MRFEHLNVNQGLSNHIIYAMIQDSRGYLWFATDNGLNKYDGYTLTTYHKNPNDTTSLVGNAVVRLMEDREGTIWIGMMGQGICRFDRRTERFTHYPPNPKTLQQGTIHTMGEDQYGYLWVSNGRAELRRFDKKTGQYSRFNYASLLAAKTPTGPAVTPVVHTVYCDRRGNVWACTDTGLYRLQAEPAEGQAQLTRYQHTPTNPHSPSHNRVWEIYEDPTGLLWVSTDNGLNRLDPSTQTFTHYTYSQKTEAAANAAINQGFRYLTSDGQGYLWMGTGNDGLFRFDPRKGQFTQFVHDPVDPLGLSSDHIRSLLVDRSGLLWVGTYGEGIDKTNPTRLPFRHYRPLPYRPETLSYKFVSAILEDRTGTVWVGTGYGLNRLDKRTGTFSHYYHDPANPRSLPNRNVESLFEDRQGRLWVASRGALALLDPKTGLFTNLTRDTLGYPGLGGQARIFTIYQDRQGRLWLGTDVGAKRFDPATRQVIHYPYDPQRTDGLSDGWVLSIREDRQGYVWMGTGSVALNRFDPRTGQFKHYRPDRHRPGSITADAVSAILEDSRGVLWFGTSGGGLCRFDPKTETFRAFTQRDGLADNSIHAIEETPQGDFWLGTSKGLSRFSPTRLTVTNYDANDGLQRYGFRAAHCQGRDGTLYFGGDDGFTAFDPGGLSTNLYTPPVVVTQIKLFDKAIAGQGGTQTLYLNYDENFLSFDFAALDFHNPSKNRYAYQLVGLEPNWVYSGSRRYVNYTNLAPGTYIFRVKGSNNDGVWNESGTSIQIVIRPPWWQTTLFRLLTGISLIALLALSVRLYTKARLRRQQQDITRIIRTQETERRRLAADLHDDLGGTLATVRRRLSDIRQRLRDAEAAREIDALEPLIQKSSHDLRRIAHNLMPPEFERIGLRHALQQLVESQPAQPTRFSFLVAGQVRSLPLETELNVYRIVSELVQNIHKHAQARQAAVQVLYYDDYLSITVEDDGLGSRVAKTGNPQVGIGLKSSSLRAEYIGARLWREASEQGMLVVLDVPYTTVPHVAVRADPNFADRRPSPV is encoded by the coding sequence TTGCGTTTTGAACACCTCAACGTCAATCAGGGGCTGTCAAACCATATCATCTACGCCATGATTCAGGACAGCCGGGGGTACCTGTGGTTTGCCACCGACAACGGCCTGAACAAATACGACGGCTATACGCTGACCACTTACCACAAAAATCCCAACGATACGACCTCGCTGGTGGGCAATGCGGTGGTGCGGCTGATGGAAGACCGGGAGGGGACCATCTGGATCGGGATGATGGGACAGGGCATTTGCCGGTTCGATCGGCGCACGGAACGATTTACCCACTACCCCCCGAACCCAAAAACGCTGCAACAAGGTACTATTCATACCATGGGCGAAGACCAGTACGGGTACCTGTGGGTGTCGAACGGGCGGGCCGAGCTGCGCCGATTTGACAAAAAAACAGGCCAGTATTCCCGGTTTAACTATGCCTCCCTGCTGGCCGCAAAAACACCAACCGGCCCGGCCGTCACACCCGTTGTACATACCGTTTACTGCGACCGTCGGGGCAACGTGTGGGCCTGTACCGACACGGGCCTGTACCGGTTGCAGGCGGAGCCCGCCGAAGGGCAGGCCCAACTGACCCGCTACCAGCACACCCCTACCAACCCACACAGCCCCAGCCATAACCGGGTTTGGGAGATCTACGAAGACCCAACCGGCCTCCTATGGGTGAGCACCGACAACGGCCTCAACCGGCTCGACCCCAGCACCCAAACGTTTACGCACTATACGTACAGCCAAAAAACCGAAGCCGCAGCCAATGCAGCTATCAATCAGGGATTTCGCTACCTGACAAGCGACGGACAAGGGTACCTCTGGATGGGTACGGGCAACGATGGCTTATTTCGGTTCGACCCACGCAAAGGGCAGTTCACCCAATTTGTCCATGATCCGGTTGACCCGCTGGGGCTCAGCAGCGATCATATCCGGTCGCTGCTCGTCGACCGGTCGGGGTTGCTTTGGGTCGGCACTTATGGCGAAGGCATCGACAAAACCAACCCCACCCGACTACCGTTTCGGCACTACCGCCCCCTGCCCTATCGACCCGAAACGCTCAGCTACAAGTTTGTGAGTGCTATTCTGGAAGACCGAACCGGTACCGTTTGGGTAGGTACCGGCTACGGGCTCAACCGGCTCGACAAACGCACGGGTACGTTTAGTCATTACTACCACGACCCTGCCAACCCCCGCAGCCTGCCCAACCGCAACGTCGAGAGCCTGTTCGAAGACCGACAGGGGCGCTTGTGGGTCGCCAGCCGGGGGGCGCTGGCGCTGCTCGACCCGAAAACCGGCTTGTTTACCAACCTCACCCGAGATACGCTCGGCTACCCCGGTCTGGGCGGTCAGGCACGTATTTTTACGATCTACCAGGATCGGCAGGGACGGCTCTGGCTGGGCACCGACGTAGGGGCTAAACGGTTCGACCCGGCTACCCGGCAGGTGATTCATTATCCCTACGACCCGCAACGCACTGATGGTCTCAGCGATGGCTGGGTACTGTCGATACGCGAAGATCGACAGGGTTATGTCTGGATGGGTACCGGTAGCGTCGCCCTAAACCGGTTCGACCCGAGAACCGGCCAGTTCAAACACTACCGACCCGACCGGCACCGGCCTGGCAGCATCACGGCCGATGCTGTTTCGGCTATTCTGGAAGATTCGCGGGGAGTGCTCTGGTTTGGCACTTCGGGCGGGGGGCTGTGTCGCTTCGACCCAAAAACCGAAACGTTTCGGGCGTTTACGCAACGGGATGGGCTGGCCGACAACTCGATTCACGCTATTGAAGAGACCCCGCAGGGCGATTTCTGGCTCGGCACCTCCAAAGGGCTCTCGCGGTTCTCACCCACCCGCCTGACGGTTACCAACTACGATGCCAACGATGGCTTGCAGCGTTACGGTTTCCGGGCAGCACACTGCCAAGGGCGCGACGGAACCCTGTATTTCGGTGGAGACGACGGATTCACGGCATTCGATCCGGGTGGGCTGTCCACCAACTTATACACCCCACCAGTTGTGGTCACGCAGATCAAACTGTTCGACAAAGCCATTGCGGGACAGGGCGGTACTCAAACACTCTATTTGAACTACGACGAAAATTTCCTTTCGTTTGATTTTGCGGCTCTCGACTTTCACAACCCGTCGAAAAACCGGTATGCGTATCAGCTGGTTGGGCTCGAACCAAACTGGGTGTATAGCGGCTCCCGGCGGTACGTCAACTATACCAATCTGGCTCCGGGCACCTATATATTTCGGGTTAAGGGGTCGAATAACGACGGCGTCTGGAACGAAAGCGGTACCTCGATTCAGATTGTGATTCGGCCTCCCTGGTGGCAAACAACGCTTTTTCGGCTGTTGACCGGGATAAGCCTCATCGCACTATTGGCCCTCTCGGTCAGGCTTTACACCAAGGCCCGGCTTCGTCGGCAACAGCAGGATATTACACGCATAATCCGTACGCAGGAAACCGAGCGCCGACGGCTAGCGGCCGACCTTCACGACGACCTTGGCGGCACACTAGCCACCGTCCGTCGGCGGCTGTCCGACATCCGGCAGCGCCTTCGCGATGCCGAGGCCGCCCGCGAAATCGACGCCCTTGAACCCCTCATTCAGAAAAGCAGCCACGACCTCCGGCGCATCGCCCACAACCTTATGCCACCCGAGTTTGAACGCATCGGCCTGCGCCACGCCCTGCAGCAACTGGTGGAGAGCCAACCCGCTCAACCAACCCGTTTTTCGTTTCTGGTAGCCGGTCAGGTCAGGAGCCTGCCGCTCGAAACGGAGCTCAACGTTTACCGAATTGTGTCAGAACTGGTGCAGAACATTCACAAGCATGCTCAGGCCCGGCAGGCGGCCGTACAAGTGCTTTACTATGATGATTACCTGAGCATTACAGTCGAAGATGACGGTTTGGGAAGTAGAGTTGCAAAAACGGGCAACCCCCAGGTAGGAATTGGGCTAAAAAGTAGTAGTTTACGGGCTGAGTACATCGGAGCCAGGCTGTGGCGCGAAGCAAGTGAACAAGGTATGCTGGTTGTTCTCGATGTGCCTTACACAACCGTACCGCATGTTGCCGTCCGAGCTGACCCGAATTTTGCTGATCGACGACCATCACCTGTTTAA
- a CDS encoding sensor histidine kinase, whose amino-acid sequence MGHRLIYNLLLLLIVLQGRSHAQSRSVIANHTSDLEVISDAAVFIDSTNQVSIQDLLQQPSLLKAIRHNINFGRNRSTNWLMFTIRNKRSRPTHFFVYIYYPRLESIQAYALRPPQPVFAFPRTGWGIPLAQRPFPHPKNVLPITLEAGQKATIFLAVRSQYQRIIIPVSLHDHEPMLARIQIATLTDGIVSCVLLFVFIISIAYFFDSSFSEWGNLWYGLYALGTFLFYFLRFGIQYINREPLNPLLNQYVDVFTTLITLFYCLSGRSFMSDIMVSRQFTKWYAPLMIGLTLSGLFLLTLHTPSSLELAVISRIALSVVGISGLLYILIKGLIERRQYARLFFWIFIPLLVSYVTLTYATDLSNGSNDVDTDLETKAVVFIETSLMMIGFIYKNNRAKHQLKQQLAEQQAQILLTQIQTQETERQRIAADLHDDLGGTLATIRRRLADIRQHLHDPHAARQIDILEPLIQRSSHDLRRIAHNLMPPEFARIGLRSALEQLVQSQPHQPTRFSFVAAGPEYRLATDTELNLYRIVSELIQNINKHAQAARAAVQLLYHTDHLTITVDDDGLGSRAVATDESSSGLGLTSSQLRAEYIGARLWREAGEGGTLVVIDVPYPTATQSLRTEPKQANQPVSVS is encoded by the coding sequence ATGGGCCATCGCCTAATCTACAACCTCCTGCTTCTCCTGATCGTGTTGCAGGGGCGAAGCCATGCTCAATCACGTTCTGTCATTGCCAATCATACGTCTGACTTGGAAGTCATATCCGATGCCGCCGTTTTTATTGATTCAACCAATCAGGTATCTATTCAGGATTTACTCCAGCAGCCATCCCTGCTTAAAGCAATCCGGCATAACATCAATTTTGGTCGTAACCGGTCTACAAACTGGTTAATGTTTACGATTCGTAACAAGCGCAGTCGGCCTACCCATTTTTTTGTTTACATCTACTATCCCCGGCTGGAATCGATACAGGCATACGCCCTTAGGCCTCCTCAGCCGGTGTTTGCCTTTCCGCGCACAGGCTGGGGAATACCACTGGCCCAACGGCCGTTTCCTCACCCCAAGAACGTCCTGCCGATAACCCTTGAAGCAGGCCAAAAGGCCACCATTTTTCTGGCTGTTCGCTCGCAGTATCAGCGCATCATCATCCCGGTAAGCCTGCACGACCACGAACCGATGCTCGCCCGGATACAGATAGCTACCCTAACCGACGGTATCGTTAGTTGTGTTTTGTTATTCGTCTTTATTATCTCTATCGCCTATTTCTTCGACTCTTCGTTCAGTGAGTGGGGCAACCTCTGGTACGGCTTGTATGCACTCGGCACATTCTTGTTTTATTTTCTACGCTTTGGCATACAATACATTAACCGGGAGCCACTTAACCCTTTGCTGAACCAGTATGTCGATGTTTTCACCACCCTGATTACGCTTTTCTATTGCCTGTCGGGGCGTAGTTTCATGTCGGACATTATGGTTAGCCGGCAGTTTACCAAATGGTATGCACCTCTAATGATTGGTTTGACGTTATCTGGTCTTTTTCTGCTCACGCTACATACACCTTCCTCTCTCGAACTGGCGGTAATATCCCGTATAGCCTTGTCGGTTGTAGGGATTAGTGGCCTGCTTTACATCCTGATAAAAGGATTAATTGAGCGACGCCAGTACGCACGGCTCTTCTTCTGGATATTTATTCCCTTATTGGTCTCATACGTAACCTTGACGTATGCCACTGATCTTAGTAATGGGTCGAATGATGTAGACACAGACCTGGAAACAAAAGCCGTTGTTTTCATTGAAACGAGTCTGATGATGATTGGCTTCATCTACAAAAACAACCGGGCTAAGCACCAATTAAAACAACAGCTCGCCGAACAGCAGGCACAAATTCTTCTGACCCAAATCCAAACCCAGGAAACCGAGCGCCAACGCATTGCCGCCGACCTCCACGACGATCTCGGCGGAACCCTGGCCACTATACGCCGACGACTGGCCGACATTCGCCAACACCTCCACGACCCGCATGCCGCCCGACAAATCGACATTCTAGAACCCCTCATTCAACGAAGCAGCCACGACCTCCGGCGTATTGCCCACAACCTGATGCCCCCCGAATTTGCCCGGATTGGTCTGCGGTCGGCACTGGAGCAGCTGGTACAAAGTCAACCCCACCAGCCGACCCGCTTCTCGTTTGTGGCAGCCGGGCCGGAATACCGACTGGCTACCGACACCGAACTGAACCTGTACCGGATTGTGTCAGAGCTAATCCAAAATATAAACAAGCACGCGCAGGCCGCCCGGGCGGCTGTGCAGCTACTGTATCACACCGACCACCTGACCATCACGGTCGACGATGATGGCCTGGGTAGTCGGGCCGTCGCAACCGACGAGAGCTCCTCCGGCCTGGGCCTGACCAGTAGTCAGTTGCGGGCCGAGTACATTGGTGCCCGGCTGTGGCGCGAAGCAGGCGAAGGCGGAACGCTCGTCGTGATCGATGTACCGTACCCTACGGCTACCCAAAGCCTCCGTACCGAACCTAAGCAAGCGAATCAACCTGTGTCAGTTTCGTAA
- a CDS encoding DUF1059 domain-containing protein produces the protein MKTLRCKDVGFDCPGVIQAQTETEVLQLAAQHALEAHQVSVTPEMVEQIKPLIHDE, from the coding sequence ATGAAAACGTTACGATGCAAAGATGTGGGTTTCGACTGCCCCGGCGTCATTCAGGCCCAAACCGAAACAGAGGTGCTTCAACTAGCCGCTCAACATGCTCTTGAGGCCCATCAGGTGAGCGTTACGCCTGAAATGGTTGAACAGATTAAGCCTCTGATTCATGATGAATAG
- a CDS encoding DsrE family protein — translation MMNSHQQRSMSFRSHYWLAVLCLLLTCATTYAQSSVTPKKMKFLIHITCGPDNPTKAALGFLVAKTALTEGHSVTLFLAGDAAVLLRDADLDKVEGLGTGKLREHYDAIVKAGGRFYVSGMSAKARGMTDADISNKPAEFAMPTKLVQLAADSDRMFTY, via the coding sequence ATGATGAATAGCCATCAACAACGCTCGATGAGCTTCCGCAGCCACTATTGGCTCGCCGTTTTATGCTTGCTGCTTACCTGCGCCACTACCTATGCCCAGTCATCCGTCACGCCTAAAAAAATGAAGTTCCTGATTCACATCACCTGCGGCCCCGACAACCCCACCAAAGCCGCTCTTGGGTTTCTGGTAGCCAAAACGGCCCTCACCGAAGGCCACAGCGTCACGCTCTTTCTGGCGGGCGATGCGGCCGTGCTGCTCCGCGATGCCGACCTCGACAAGGTCGAAGGGCTGGGTACGGGCAAACTCCGCGAACACTATGATGCGATTGTGAAAGCGGGCGGGCGGTTCTACGTGTCGGGTATGTCGGCCAAAGCACGGGGTATGACCGATGCCGACATCAGCAACAAACCCGCCGAGTTTGCCATGCCCACCAAACTGGTTCAGCTTGCCGCCGACAGTGATCGGATGTTTACGTATTGA
- a CDS encoding DUF1059 domain-containing protein: MKTLKCRDVGFDCDAQVRAETEEDVLTQAAQHAQAAHGVTVTPEMAEGIKTLIHDE, encoded by the coding sequence ATGAAAACGCTTAAATGCCGCGATGTGGGCTTCGACTGCGATGCGCAGGTACGGGCCGAAACCGAAGAAGACGTACTGACACAGGCCGCGCAACATGCGCAGGCTGCCCACGGTGTCACCGTCACGCCCGAAATGGCGGAGGGTATCAAAACGCTCATTCACGACGAGTAA
- the rplU gene encoding 50S ribosomal protein L21, producing the protein MYAIVEIAGQQFKIQKGRSIYTHRLAGDVDAVLASDQIKVLLVDNEGTISVGAPVVEGAAVSAKIVEHLKGEKVIVFKKKRRKGYKKKNGHRQYLTKVQIEDITL; encoded by the coding sequence ATGTACGCAATCGTAGAGATCGCAGGACAGCAGTTTAAGATCCAGAAAGGCCGCTCAATCTATACCCATCGGTTAGCGGGCGACGTGGACGCTGTACTTGCATCCGACCAGATCAAAGTTCTGCTCGTTGACAACGAAGGAACCATCTCGGTTGGCGCACCCGTTGTGGAAGGTGCAGCCGTTTCGGCCAAAATTGTTGAACACCTGAAAGGCGAAAAAGTAATCGTCTTCAAGAAGAAACGTCGGAAAGGCTACAAGAAGAAAAACGGTCACCGTCAGTATCTGACCAAAGTACAAATCGAAGACATTACTCTTTAA
- the rpmA gene encoding 50S ribosomal protein L27 produces the protein MAHKKGVGSSKNGRDSISKRLGVKLFGGQKAIAGNIIVRQRGTVHHPGKNVGLGKDHTLFALVDGTVQFRPGRARRSYVDIVPAAEATVA, from the coding sequence ATGGCACACAAGAAAGGTGTAGGTAGTTCCAAGAACGGCCGCGACTCGATCAGCAAGCGATTGGGTGTAAAACTCTTCGGCGGCCAGAAGGCCATTGCCGGTAACATCATCGTTCGTCAGCGGGGTACGGTTCACCACCCCGGCAAAAACGTAGGCTTGGGTAAAGACCATACCCTGTTTGCGTTGGTCGACGGTACGGTACAGTTCCGCCCGGGCCGCGCCCGTCGTTCATACGTTGACATCGTTCCGGCTGCGGAAGCGACGGTGGCTTAA
- a CDS encoding NifU family protein has product MNSLLRRPISIFAQQNPNPNSMKFVLNVELAPDGLSFDYAEPGEALLDGKASPLVVALFGFEFVTRVFIASNFVTITKDDATDWDEVMFELKQFLKEYFEDQKPVFAPRTMEANTVRVEADSETVQKIKAVLEQYVRPAVESDGGAINFHSFDEQSGTVKVLLQGSCSGCPSSTLTLKAGIENLMTRLVPEVKLVEAEGV; this is encoded by the coding sequence ATGAACTCACTCCTTCGTCGTCCGATTTCCATTTTTGCCCAGCAAAACCCCAACCCGAACTCAATGAAGTTCGTGCTCAATGTCGAACTGGCCCCCGATGGCCTTTCGTTCGACTATGCCGAACCCGGCGAAGCCCTGCTCGACGGGAAAGCGTCGCCCCTGGTGGTGGCCCTGTTTGGCTTTGAGTTTGTGACCCGGGTGTTTATTGCCAGCAACTTCGTTACCATCACCAAAGACGACGCGACCGACTGGGACGAGGTAATGTTCGAACTGAAGCAGTTTCTGAAAGAATATTTCGAAGACCAGAAGCCGGTGTTTGCCCCCCGTACCATGGAGGCCAACACGGTGCGTGTAGAGGCCGATTCGGAAACAGTGCAGAAGATCAAAGCGGTACTGGAGCAGTACGTGCGGCCGGCCGTCGAGTCCGACGGGGGAGCCATCAATTTTCACTCGTTCGATGAGCAATCGGGTACCGTAAAAGTCTTATTACAAGGATCGTGCAGCGGTTGTCCCTCGTCGACGCTGACGCTCAAAGCCGGTATCGAAAACCTGATGACGCGCCTGGTGCCCGAAGTGAAACTCGTAGAAGCCGAAGGCGTATAA